In Planctomycetaceae bacterium, a single genomic region encodes these proteins:
- a CDS encoding CehA/McbA family metallohydrolase, whose protein sequence is MNPRAMKMSVAVLLTLAVSMPVQADEALHELRVRILGDDNSPAAARVVVRASDSREVAPEGAAVRKTKAGESYFYADGSFQAEVPPGRMFLKVSGGLEFVPQTVLIDANSDAELTVHLQRWVDMASRGWYSGDSHVHLNTGGTMGVTVADALVAARAEGVNFVNLCISNNKGDDIRDADMISGRPEAISTDRHLLVFGEEMRSSIYGHMQFFGIQELVEPQYTGFDDTPNHFDFPANYVMAAEACRQGGVVTYGHPMFAGQPSAFSDDLTAGSGAARELPVDAILNVTQAVDLMSYNSDEDLSAELWYRLLNCGLKLSACVGTDALLDQSTEPMGGSRVYVKTNGPLTMENWLDGLANGRTFVTNGPILQLSVNGAEPGDSLSAESDSVRVKAVVESHVPFDHVEIIVNGTVAVDNSVAAASGACNGSAVSVRSGCSAEPQQLDRFASSRRRSCRCL, encoded by the coding sequence ATGAATCCACGTGCAATGAAAATGTCAGTGGCTGTGCTGCTCACGCTGGCTGTGTCGATGCCCGTTCAGGCGGACGAAGCGCTGCATGAACTTCGCGTGCGGATATTGGGTGATGACAATTCGCCGGCCGCCGCGCGGGTTGTGGTGCGGGCGAGTGACAGTCGCGAGGTTGCTCCCGAAGGAGCGGCCGTGCGAAAGACGAAGGCCGGAGAATCGTACTTCTACGCCGACGGTTCGTTTCAGGCGGAAGTGCCGCCGGGACGTATGTTCCTGAAAGTGTCGGGCGGTCTTGAATTCGTTCCGCAGACGGTATTGATCGATGCGAATTCCGATGCCGAACTGACCGTGCATCTGCAGCGCTGGGTCGATATGGCGTCGCGAGGCTGGTATTCCGGTGATTCGCACGTGCATCTGAACACAGGCGGAACGATGGGCGTCACCGTCGCGGATGCTCTGGTGGCGGCTCGCGCGGAAGGGGTGAACTTCGTCAACCTGTGCATCTCCAACAACAAGGGTGACGATATTCGCGATGCCGACATGATCAGCGGCCGCCCGGAAGCGATTTCCACCGATCGGCACCTGCTGGTGTTCGGTGAAGAAATGCGAAGTTCGATTTACGGTCATATGCAGTTCTTCGGAATTCAAGAACTGGTGGAACCGCAGTACACCGGATTCGATGATACTCCCAACCACTTTGACTTTCCGGCGAACTATGTGATGGCGGCGGAAGCCTGTCGACAGGGTGGAGTCGTGACCTATGGTCATCCGATGTTCGCCGGACAGCCGTCGGCGTTCAGCGACGATCTGACCGCCGGCAGCGGTGCGGCTCGCGAACTTCCCGTCGACGCCATCCTGAACGTGACTCAGGCCGTGGACCTGATGTCGTATAACAGCGACGAAGATCTGTCGGCGGAATTGTGGTACCGACTGCTGAACTGCGGCCTGAAACTTTCCGCCTGCGTCGGAACGGATGCGCTGCTGGATCAGTCAACGGAACCGATGGGCGGCAGCCGCGTCTACGTCAAAACAAACGGCCCGCTGACGATGGAGAACTGGCTGGATGGCCTGGCGAACGGTCGCACGTTTGTCACCAACGGTCCGATCCTGCAGTTGTCCGTCAACGGTGCGGAACCCGGTGATTCGCTGTCCGCGGAATCAGACAGCGTCCGTGTGAAAGCCGTCGTCGAAAGCCATGTGCCGTTTGACCATGTGGAAATCATCGTCAACGGCACGGTCGCTGTCGACAACAGCGTCGCTGCAGCGTCTGGAGCATGCAACGGTTCAGCGGTATCAGTTCGAAGCGGATGTTCCGCTGAACCACAGCAGTTGGATCGCTTTGCGAGTTCGCGGCGGCGATCATGCCGATGTCTTTGA
- a CDS encoding PQQ-dependent sugar dehydrogenase, with product MTKVRRPVLCLCCCLVIVTAGRPPAATADEDSEVLAEYRAAALEHGDAERGKVLFEARETACNKCHAINGRERLAGPDLAVVGDKLTREQLITAVLEPSAGIHPDYAATTIVLKSGKTATGVVRNRDDTALELFDVEGRVFSIVSADIEEEHRATTSLMPTGLHKTLNATQFSDLIAYLTTLRQKVDVRPGMPAEIPVLQKPIRLQPFHSDDMKFDHPVWIIAMPGTRNTFLIVEQQTCRIWRLEKNDAGHDRKTLFADLSDESISGQYEGVMCLAFHPDFLNNRRYFLNHHVREDGIFSPVIIERKASEDFTRDAGEPSRRLLKIPQGTDLHWGGMLAFGPDGYLYIGAGDAGPQEDPEGHGQDLSILPGKILRIDVDNASGDRPYAIPDTNPFRSAGNGVKPEIWAYGFRMPWRFSWDSKTGDLWVGEIGQNLFEEVTIARVGENHGWNVYEAFLPFSEQYRREGEMFVPPVFSYRRKDGVSVTGGYVYRGSRSPSYEGAYVFSDFESKQIWALTQADRQLIKVRHIGECPEQPASFGIDSDYELFIVGYQGTIYRVVLDDSVFE from the coding sequence GACGGCTGGCCGACCGCCTGCTGCAACAGCGGACGAAGATTCCGAAGTGCTGGCCGAATATCGAGCCGCAGCTCTGGAACACGGCGACGCCGAACGCGGAAAGGTGCTGTTCGAAGCCAGAGAAACCGCCTGCAACAAGTGCCACGCCATCAACGGGCGCGAACGTCTGGCCGGTCCGGATCTGGCGGTCGTCGGCGACAAGCTGACTCGCGAACAACTCATCACAGCGGTTCTGGAACCGAGTGCCGGCATTCATCCGGACTACGCGGCGACCACGATTGTGCTGAAGTCGGGAAAAACGGCCACCGGCGTCGTTCGGAACCGTGACGATACAGCGCTGGAGTTGTTCGACGTCGAGGGCAGGGTCTTCTCAATCGTCTCGGCCGACATCGAAGAAGAACACCGCGCGACGACATCACTGATGCCGACCGGCCTGCACAAGACTCTGAACGCCACACAGTTCTCGGACCTGATCGCTTACCTGACGACTCTGCGGCAGAAGGTCGACGTGCGGCCAGGCATGCCGGCGGAGATTCCCGTCCTGCAAAAGCCCATCCGCCTTCAGCCGTTTCACTCCGACGACATGAAGTTTGACCATCCCGTCTGGATCATCGCCATGCCGGGAACTCGCAACACGTTCCTGATTGTCGAACAGCAAACCTGCCGCATCTGGCGGCTGGAAAAAAACGACGCTGGTCACGACAGAAAGACGCTGTTCGCCGATCTGAGCGACGAATCGATTTCCGGGCAATACGAAGGAGTGATGTGCCTGGCATTTCACCCGGATTTTCTGAACAACCGCCGATACTTTTTGAACCATCACGTTCGCGAAGACGGGATCTTTTCTCCTGTCATCATCGAACGGAAAGCCAGCGAAGACTTCACACGCGATGCGGGCGAGCCGTCCCGGCGGCTGCTGAAGATTCCTCAGGGAACCGACCTGCACTGGGGAGGCATGCTGGCGTTTGGTCCTGACGGTTACCTGTACATCGGCGCGGGCGACGCCGGGCCGCAGGAAGATCCGGAAGGCCACGGTCAGGATCTGAGCATTCTGCCGGGCAAGATCCTGCGGATCGACGTCGACAACGCATCCGGCGACCGACCATACGCGATCCCCGACACGAATCCGTTCCGCAGCGCCGGCAACGGCGTGAAACCGGAAATCTGGGCGTACGGATTTCGCATGCCGTGGCGGTTTAGCTGGGATTCCAAAACCGGCGACTTGTGGGTCGGTGAAATCGGCCAGAACCTGTTCGAAGAAGTCACCATAGCGCGCGTCGGTGAAAATCACGGCTGGAATGTCTATGAAGCGTTCCTGCCGTTTTCCGAACAATACCGGCGCGAAGGTGAAATGTTCGTGCCGCCCGTGTTTTCGTATCGCCGCAAAGACGGAGTATCCGTGACGGGAGGATACGTCTACCGCGGATCACGCAGCCCGTCGTACGAAGGAGCCTACGTGTTCAGCGACTTCGAATCGAAACAAATCTGGGCACTGACTCAGGCCGACCGCCAACTGATCAAAGTCCGGCACATCGGCGAATGCCCCGAACAGCCGGCGTCCTTCGGAATCGACAGCGACTACGAACTGTTCATCGTCGGGTACCAGGGCACGATCTATCGCGTGGTCCTGGATGATTCTGTTTTTGAATGA